One Parageobacillus sp. KH3-4 genomic region harbors:
- the araA gene encoding L-arabinose isomerase, producing MLQLRPYEFWFVTGSQHLYGEETLKQVEKHSRVIVEGLNRDSIIPFKLVFKPVVTTPEGIRKLCIEANANDECAGIITWMHTFSPAKMWIGGLSELRKPLLHLHTQFNRDIPWDSIDMDFMNLNQSAHGDREYGFIGARMGIARKVVVGHWEDPDVRERLGRWMRTAVAFTESRNLKVARFGDNMREVAVTEGDKVEAQIKFGWSVNGYGIGDLVQYIKDVPEQKVNELFDEYAELYDIVPEGFHEGPVRESIREQARIELGLKAFLEERNFTAFTTTFEDLHGMKQLPGLAVQRLMAEGYGFGGEGDWKTAALVRVMKIMADGKGTSFMEDYTYHFEHGNEMILGAHMLEVCPTIAATRPRIEVHPLSIGGKEDPARLVFDGGAGEAVNASLIDLGHRFRLVVNEVDAVKTEKEMPKLPVARILWKPRPSLRDSAEAWILAGGAHHTCFSFAVTTEQLQDWAEMVGIECVVINENTSPHSIRNELRWNEMVWRNR from the coding sequence ATGTTACAACTGCGACCATATGAATTTTGGTTTGTGACCGGAAGCCAACACTTATACGGGGAAGAAACATTGAAACAAGTAGAGAAACATTCTAGAGTCATTGTGGAAGGATTAAATCGCGATTCTATTATTCCGTTTAAACTAGTTTTTAAACCAGTTGTAACAACTCCTGAGGGGATTCGGAAACTTTGTATAGAAGCCAACGCGAATGATGAATGTGCAGGAATCATTACATGGATGCATACGTTTTCTCCTGCAAAAATGTGGATCGGAGGTCTTTCCGAATTAAGAAAACCGTTATTGCATCTTCATACGCAATTTAATCGTGATATTCCATGGGACAGCATTGATATGGATTTTATGAATCTGAACCAGTCTGCTCATGGTGACAGAGAATACGGCTTTATCGGGGCCAGAATGGGGATTGCCCGGAAAGTGGTAGTCGGTCATTGGGAAGATCCAGATGTTCGTGAGCGGCTTGGAAGATGGATGCGTACTGCTGTTGCTTTTACCGAAAGCCGAAATTTAAAAGTGGCTCGTTTTGGAGACAATATGCGAGAAGTGGCCGTTACGGAAGGAGACAAAGTAGAGGCGCAAATTAAGTTTGGCTGGTCAGTGAATGGTTATGGAATCGGAGATTTGGTGCAATATATAAAAGATGTACCAGAACAAAAAGTAAACGAACTTTTCGATGAATATGCAGAATTGTACGATATTGTTCCAGAAGGTTTTCATGAAGGTCCAGTACGCGAATCGATTCGTGAACAAGCCCGGATTGAACTTGGATTGAAAGCATTTTTAGAAGAAAGGAATTTTACAGCGTTTACGACTACGTTTGAGGATTTGCACGGAATGAAGCAGCTTCCTGGGCTAGCGGTACAGCGGTTAATGGCGGAAGGATACGGATTTGGCGGAGAAGGAGATTGGAAGACTGCCGCGCTTGTCCGTGTCATGAAGATTATGGCGGACGGAAAAGGGACGTCGTTTATGGAAGATTATACGTACCATTTTGAACATGGAAATGAAATGATCCTTGGTGCTCATATGCTCGAAGTATGCCCAACGATTGCGGCAACACGACCAAGAATCGAAGTTCATCCTCTTTCTATTGGCGGAAAAGAAGATCCGGCTCGTCTCGTTTTTGATGGAGGCGCAGGTGAGGCCGTTAATGCTTCACTAATTGATTTAGGGCATCGCTTCCGTCTTGTCGTAAATGAAGTGGATGCAGTAAAAACAGAAAAAGAAATGCCGAAACTTCCAGTAGCAAGAATTTTGTGGAAACCGCGCCCATCGCTTCGCGATTCGGCAGAAGCGTGGATTTTGGCAGGAGGCGCTCATCATACTTGCTTCTCTTTCGCAGTTACAACAGAACAGTTGCAAGATTGGGCAGAAATGGTTGGTATTGAATGTGTAGTAATTAATGAGAATACCTCTCCGCACTCGATTCGCAACGAGTTAAGATGGAATGAAATGGTATGGAGAAATCGATAA
- the araD gene encoding L-ribulose-5-phosphate 4-epimerase: MLEELKQTVLAANLQLPKYRLVTFTWGNVSGIDRERGLVVIKPSGVEYDKLTADDMVVVDLEGNVIEGHLKPSSDTPTHLLLYKEFPAIGGIVHTHSPWATIWAQSGKGIPALGTTHADYFYGEIPCTRKMTDEEIKGAYEWETGKVIAETFRFIDPLQIPGVLVHGHGPFAWGKDAFNAVHNAVVLEEVAKMAARTYILNPEVQPISQSLLDRHYLRKHGANAYYGQ; this comes from the coding sequence ATGCTTGAGGAACTAAAACAGACAGTTTTGGCAGCGAATTTGCAGCTTCCTAAATATCGGCTGGTGACATTTACATGGGGAAATGTTAGCGGAATTGACCGGGAGCGAGGGCTTGTTGTCATAAAACCAAGCGGGGTAGAGTATGACAAGTTAACAGCAGATGATATGGTTGTTGTTGATTTGGAAGGAAATGTAATCGAGGGGCATTTGAAACCGTCTTCAGACACCCCGACGCATCTATTGCTGTATAAAGAATTCCCAGCGATCGGAGGAATTGTGCATACACATTCTCCTTGGGCGACCATTTGGGCGCAATCCGGGAAAGGAATACCTGCATTAGGGACGACTCACGCGGATTATTTTTATGGCGAAATTCCTTGCACACGTAAAATGACAGATGAGGAAATTAAAGGGGCCTACGAGTGGGAGACAGGAAAAGTGATTGCCGAAACGTTCCGTTTCATTGATCCGCTGCAAATACCGGGGGTATTGGTACATGGCCATGGCCCGTTTGCTTGGGGCAAGGATGCTTTTAACGCGGTGCATAATGCCGTTGTTTTAGAAGAGGTGGCTAAAATGGCGGCAAGAACTTACATCCTTAATCCTGAAGTGCAGCCTATTAGCCAATCCCTGTTAGACCGGCATTACCTTAGAAAACATGGAGCCAATGCTTATTACGGACAATAA
- a CDS encoding GntR family transcriptional regulator produces the protein MKEKAMPKYLQLKQEILSWILSGKLHPDEKIPTEHEIASQFQLSRHTVRQALGELEKEGWLYKIQGSGTFVSRPKQKEQIDSKTIGILTTYISDYIFPHIVRGAEETLREKGYRLLLASTDNNKEREREQLETMITQPLNGLIIEPTKSAQGNPNLEYYLSLNNLHIPYVMINARYLEVSCPCVKMDDEGGGFLLTDHLIRLGHQRIAGFFKTDDLQGVDRLKGFIRAHQEHGVALATSYLISYVTEEKETKPLEAARLFLQQSQEERPTAFVCYNDELAIKLLDVIRQQGLSVPEDISVVGFDDSTFATATEVKLTTIRHPKAEMGAKAAEMLIQMIEQQTGERINDVIYKPELVVRESTRKV, from the coding sequence ATGAAAGAGAAAGCAATGCCGAAATATCTGCAGCTAAAACAGGAAATTTTATCTTGGATCCTTTCTGGAAAACTGCATCCAGATGAAAAAATACCGACAGAACACGAAATAGCAAGTCAATTTCAACTAAGCCGCCATACGGTTCGGCAGGCATTGGGCGAATTAGAGAAGGAAGGATGGCTGTATAAAATCCAAGGAAGTGGTACGTTTGTTTCCAGACCAAAACAAAAGGAACAGATTGATAGCAAAACAATAGGAATACTGACAACTTATATTTCCGACTATATTTTTCCACACATCGTCCGTGGGGCAGAAGAAACGCTGCGTGAAAAGGGATATCGTTTATTGCTGGCAAGCACTGACAATAACAAAGAAAGGGAACGAGAACAGTTAGAAACGATGATTACCCAGCCGTTAAACGGATTGATTATTGAACCAACAAAAAGTGCTCAGGGAAACCCGAATCTAGAATATTATTTATCACTTAATAATCTTCATATCCCATATGTGATGATCAATGCCCGGTACTTAGAAGTAAGTTGTCCGTGCGTAAAAATGGACGACGAGGGCGGGGGATTTTTATTAACGGACCATTTAATTCGTTTAGGCCACCAGCGTATTGCCGGGTTTTTCAAAACAGATGACTTGCAAGGAGTGGATCGCTTAAAAGGATTTATTCGTGCGCATCAAGAGCATGGTGTGGCGCTAGCGACCAGTTATCTCATTTCCTATGTGACGGAAGAAAAGGAAACAAAGCCGTTAGAAGCGGCCCGTCTTTTTTTGCAACAATCCCAAGAAGAAAGACCGACGGCGTTTGTCTGTTATAACGATGAATTGGCCATTAAATTGTTAGATGTTATCCGGCAACAAGGATTGTCCGTGCCGGAAGATATTTCTGTAGTAGGATTTGACGATTCTACGTTTGCCACGGCGACAGAAGTAAAATTAACGACCATTCGCCATCCAAAAGCGGAAATGGGAGCGAAAGCAGCAGAAATGTTAATCCAAATGATTGAACAGCAAACAGGGGAGAGAATAAATGATGTCATTTATAAACCTGAATTAGTTGTTAGGGAATCTACAAGGAAAGTGTAA
- the mmsB gene encoding multiple monosaccharide ABC transporter permease, with protein MQIPAQKAVSHRSTANESKIQLLKQMMKNNMRSYGMVIALVLIMLLFQILTGGILLRPLNITNLILQNSYILVLAIGMMLVIITGHIDLSVGSVAAFVGALAGILMVQHHVPMFVTVLISLLLGALIGAWQGFWVAYVKIPAFIVTLAGMLLFRGLTMIILEGQSIAPFPKSFQNISSGFLPDLFHGQNLHIFTLVIGVIASILFIVSEIRKRNNQKKYGFAVSPAAVFGVKLIVIAAIIMVFSYVLATYEGIPTILVILATLIIAYSFVANKTVMGRHIYAIGGNEKAAQLSGIKTKRVTFWVFVNMGVLAALSGLIFAARLNAATPKAGNLFELDAIAACFIGGASAYGGVGTISGAIIGGLVMGVINNGMSLLGLGIDWQQAIKGLVLLAAVAFDIYNKNKAA; from the coding sequence ATGCAAATACCGGCACAGAAAGCAGTTTCACATCGTTCAACGGCAAACGAAAGCAAAATACAGCTTTTGAAACAGATGATGAAAAATAATATGAGAAGTTATGGCATGGTGATTGCACTAGTATTGATTATGCTATTATTCCAAATTTTAACTGGAGGGATTCTGTTAAGGCCATTAAACATCACAAACTTAATCTTGCAAAATAGCTATATTTTAGTATTAGCGATAGGCATGATGTTAGTCATTATTACCGGACATATTGATTTATCGGTAGGATCGGTTGCCGCATTTGTCGGGGCGCTTGCGGGAATTTTAATGGTTCAACATCATGTTCCAATGTTTGTAACAGTTCTGATTTCCTTGCTGCTTGGGGCTTTGATTGGGGCATGGCAAGGGTTTTGGGTTGCTTATGTAAAAATTCCGGCCTTTATTGTTACGCTAGCGGGAATGTTGCTATTTAGAGGATTGACGATGATCATTTTGGAAGGTCAATCGATCGCGCCTTTTCCGAAATCATTTCAAAATATTAGTTCCGGTTTTCTTCCTGACTTGTTCCATGGACAGAATCTCCATATTTTCACTCTCGTCATCGGAGTAATCGCGTCCATACTATTTATAGTGTCTGAAATTAGAAAAAGAAACAATCAGAAAAAATACGGCTTTGCTGTTAGTCCTGCTGCTGTTTTTGGAGTAAAATTAATCGTGATTGCGGCAATCATTATGGTATTTTCTTATGTTCTTGCCACATACGAAGGGATTCCAACAATCTTGGTTATTTTAGCTACGCTCATTATCGCGTACTCATTCGTTGCCAATAAAACCGTAATGGGCCGACATATTTATGCAATTGGCGGAAATGAAAAAGCGGCACAATTATCTGGAATTAAAACCAAACGTGTGACATTTTGGGTGTTTGTCAATATGGGCGTGCTGGCGGCATTGTCTGGTTTGATTTTCGCGGCTCGCTTAAACGCAGCGACACCGAAAGCAGGGAATTTGTTTGAACTTGATGCAATTGCAGCTTGCTTTATCGGTGGAGCGTCTGCCTACGGCGGAGTTGGCACAATTAGTGGAGCGATTATCGGCGGACTTGTAATGGGGGTAATAAACAATGGGATGTCTTTGCTTGGTCTCGGAATTGATTGGCAGCAAGCGATTAAAGGATTAGTATTATTAGCTGCAGTAGCATTTGACATTTATAATAAAAACAAGGCTGCTTAG
- the mmsA gene encoding multiple monosaccharide ABC transporter ATP-binding protein, with protein sequence MSEFILEMRGITKEFPGVKALDNVNLKVREGEIHALCGENGAGKSTLMKVLSGVYPYGTYSGEILFKGKVCKFKNIKQSEELGIVIIHQELALIPYLSIAENIFLGNERAKKGIINWNETIVQTKALLQKVGLDESPHTLVGNLGVGKQQLVEIAKALSKEVKLLILDEPTAALNEDDSENLLNLLLEFKKQGMSAIIISHKLNEISKVADSITILRDGKTIETLDMKKDDVTEDRIIRGMVGRDLTNRYPVREPKIGEIIFEVKDWNVYHPLHSERKVIDNVSIYIRKGEIVGIAGLMGAGRTELAMSIFGKSYGRKISGKVFKNGSEIDVSDVSKAIANGIAYVSEDRKGNGLILMEDIRKNITLSRLGKIAKKLVVDENKEIVEAERFRDQLKIKTPSVFQKTEALSGGNQQKVVLSKWIFAEPDILILDEPTRGIDVGAKYEIYTIIHQLAEEGKGILMISSELPEILGMCDRIYVMSEGRITGEVNRGEATQEKLMKLMTKTAVRRVM encoded by the coding sequence ATGTCTGAATTCATCCTGGAAATGAGAGGAATTACCAAAGAGTTCCCCGGTGTGAAAGCGCTTGACAATGTGAATTTAAAGGTAAGAGAAGGGGAAATTCACGCACTTTGCGGAGAAAATGGTGCAGGAAAGTCTACATTAATGAAAGTATTGAGCGGTGTCTATCCTTATGGTACGTATAGCGGGGAGATTTTGTTCAAGGGAAAGGTATGTAAGTTTAAAAATATTAAACAGAGCGAAGAACTAGGAATAGTTATCATTCATCAAGAGTTAGCATTAATTCCTTATTTGTCGATAGCCGAAAACATATTTTTGGGAAATGAGAGAGCGAAAAAAGGAATTATTAATTGGAATGAAACGATTGTCCAAACGAAGGCATTGCTACAAAAAGTGGGATTAGATGAGTCCCCGCACACATTAGTCGGGAATCTTGGAGTCGGTAAGCAGCAATTGGTCGAAATCGCCAAAGCGTTATCTAAAGAAGTAAAATTATTAATTTTAGACGAGCCGACAGCGGCTTTAAATGAGGATGATAGTGAAAATTTATTAAATTTGTTATTAGAATTCAAAAAGCAAGGAATGTCTGCTATTATCATTTCCCATAAGCTAAATGAAATTTCGAAAGTAGCCGACTCGATTACGATTTTACGGGATGGGAAGACGATCGAAACATTGGATATGAAAAAGGACGATGTGACGGAAGACCGCATTATTCGGGGCATGGTTGGGCGTGATTTAACGAACCGGTATCCGGTGCGAGAACCAAAAATTGGTGAAATTATCTTTGAAGTGAAAGACTGGAATGTTTATCATCCTCTTCACTCAGAACGAAAAGTCATTGACAATGTATCTATTTATATCCGCAAGGGGGAAATTGTCGGAATTGCTGGATTGATGGGAGCGGGAAGAACCGAGCTGGCGATGAGTATTTTTGGAAAGTCGTACGGCAGAAAAATTAGTGGAAAAGTGTTCAAAAACGGCTCGGAAATCGATGTTAGCGACGTCAGCAAAGCGATTGCCAACGGGATTGCTTATGTCTCAGAAGACCGCAAAGGAAACGGTCTCATCTTAATGGAAGACATTCGAAAAAACATCACGCTATCTCGATTAGGTAAAATCGCAAAGAAACTGGTTGTTGATGAAAATAAAGAAATCGTAGAAGCGGAACGGTTCCGTGACCAATTGAAAATTAAAACTCCAAGCGTTTTCCAAAAAACAGAAGCATTAAGCGGGGGAAACCAACAAAAAGTAGTGTTAAGCAAATGGATTTTTGCCGAGCCTGATATTCTCATTTTGGATGAACCAACGCGAGGAATCGACGTTGGAGCGAAGTATGAGATTTATACCATTATTCATCAACTAGCGGAAGAAGGAAAAGGCATTTTAATGATTTCGTCCGAATTGCCAGAAATTCTCGGCATGTGCGATCGGATTTATGTAATGAGTGAAGGCAGAATCACAGGGGAAGTAAATAGAGGTGAAGCAACTCAAGAAAAGCTGATGAAATTAATGACAAAAACGGCAGTTAGGAGGGTAATGTAA
- the chvE gene encoding multiple monosaccharide ABC transporter substrate-binding protein, which yields MKRFLSALVLLTFVFALSACSGIGTNGEDAGFVGISMPTKSSERWIRDGESMVKEFKKLGYKTDLQYAEDVVENQVSQIENMITKGVNVLVIAPIDGEALTDVLEKAHKQGIKVISYDRLIKNSKYVDYYATFDNFKVGVLQGKYIEEKLGLKEGKGPFNIELFAGSPDDNNAYFFFNGAMSVLKPYIDSGKLVVRSGQTKFDQVATLRWDGATAQARMDNLLSAHYTNARVDAVLSPYDGISIGIISSLKGVGYGTPSKPMPVITGQDAELASVKSIIAGEQTQTVFKDTRLLAKKAVEMADAVLKGKKPEVNDTKTYNNGVKVVPSYLLEPVSVDASNYEKVLIDSGYYKKEDLSK from the coding sequence ATGAAGAGATTTTTATCCGCACTGGTGTTATTGACGTTTGTATTTGCCTTATCGGCATGTAGTGGCATAGGAACCAATGGTGAAGATGCCGGATTTGTCGGAATATCGATGCCAACTAAATCATCGGAACGATGGATTCGAGATGGGGAAAGCATGGTAAAAGAGTTTAAGAAACTTGGCTATAAAACCGATTTGCAATATGCCGAGGATGTGGTAGAAAACCAAGTATCTCAGATTGAAAATATGATTACTAAAGGGGTAAATGTGTTAGTTATTGCACCGATTGACGGGGAAGCATTAACAGATGTATTAGAAAAAGCGCATAAACAGGGAATCAAAGTCATTTCCTACGACCGCTTGATTAAAAATAGCAAGTATGTAGACTATTATGCTACTTTCGATAATTTTAAAGTAGGCGTGTTGCAGGGAAAATACATCGAAGAGAAACTCGGTCTTAAAGAAGGAAAAGGGCCATTTAATATTGAGTTGTTTGCTGGATCTCCTGATGATAACAACGCGTATTTCTTCTTTAACGGAGCGATGTCCGTGCTAAAACCTTACATTGATTCCGGAAAGTTAGTGGTGCGAAGTGGACAAACGAAATTTGACCAAGTGGCTACGCTACGCTGGGATGGTGCTACTGCCCAAGCGAGAATGGACAACTTGTTAAGCGCTCATTATACGAATGCGCGAGTAGATGCTGTCTTGTCTCCATATGATGGAATTAGTATCGGGATTATTTCTTCACTTAAAGGGGTAGGATACGGAACTCCTAGCAAACCGATGCCTGTCATTACCGGTCAAGATGCGGAGTTAGCTTCCGTAAAATCGATTATCGCTGGTGAACAAACACAAACGGTATTTAAGGATACAAGACTATTGGCGAAAAAAGCGGTAGAAATGGCCGATGCGGTTCTCAAAGGCAAAAAACCGGAAGTGAACGATACAAAAACATATAACAACGGCGTGAAAGTCGTTCCATCGTATTTATTGGAACCGGTTTCAGTGGATGCTTCCAATTATGAAAAAGTGCTCATCGATAGCGGCTATTATAAAAAAGAAGATCTTTCTAAATAA
- a CDS encoding response regulator codes for MWKVLIADDEEIIREGIRETVNWDKFQMEVVAEAEDGEEALELALKHGIHVLFVDLSMPIMDGITLMKHIRQKLPDCRMIVVTGHDEFAYAQEALRLQADDYILKPTNPEQLHEVISKVKKELEREREQKRYVELLSSQIQKNLPLLRQQFCLAWVAGEMTETEIMKQLQLLQLPSSCPSQVAIVYWSEFFANQPVMNERDKQLFLFAIENIISELLDIYEKVVFRDQFGLIVLCIWSHVTEEMWMRLEESVKKYLNVKVNIYTETVKGSLMQVADAYQQCKTKIYNESHISPIVRRAKQYIQEHFSEPGLTLESVAQSLNVSPVYLSRIIKQELGTSFVSLLTKARIKKAIELLTSTDLSIHEISERVGYDTQHYFSTAFKKVVGVSPNQYRKGASLPNSMRKHH; via the coding sequence ATGTGGAAAGTGCTTATTGCGGATGATGAGGAGATTATTCGTGAAGGGATAAGAGAAACGGTAAACTGGGATAAGTTTCAGATGGAAGTGGTGGCGGAGGCGGAGGACGGAGAAGAGGCGTTGGAACTTGCATTAAAACACGGCATCCATGTATTATTCGTCGATTTAAGCATGCCCATTATGGATGGAATTACATTGATGAAACATATACGACAAAAGCTTCCTGACTGTAGAATGATTGTGGTTACAGGACATGATGAGTTTGCTTACGCGCAGGAGGCGCTTCGTCTGCAGGCTGATGACTATATTTTAAAACCGACCAATCCAGAACAATTACATGAGGTAATAAGCAAAGTGAAGAAAGAATTAGAACGGGAAAGGGAACAAAAAAGATATGTAGAATTACTATCGAGCCAAATTCAGAAAAACCTTCCTCTTCTTCGGCAACAATTTTGTTTGGCATGGGTCGCCGGAGAGATGACAGAGACGGAAATCATGAAGCAATTACAATTGTTGCAACTTCCGTCCTCTTGTCCTAGTCAGGTAGCGATCGTGTATTGGTCAGAATTTTTCGCGAACCAACCTGTTATGAATGAAAGAGATAAACAGCTGTTTTTATTTGCTATCGAAAATATCATTTCAGAATTATTGGATATTTATGAAAAAGTAGTATTTCGGGATCAATTTGGATTAATTGTCTTATGTATCTGGAGCCATGTTACTGAAGAGATGTGGATGCGATTAGAAGAATCCGTCAAAAAATATTTGAACGTGAAAGTAAATATATATACAGAGACAGTGAAGGGAAGCCTTATGCAAGTGGCCGATGCCTACCAGCAATGCAAAACGAAGATTTATAATGAATCACATATTTCTCCCATTGTGCGCCGGGCAAAACAGTATATACAAGAACATTTTTCCGAGCCCGGTTTGACATTAGAGTCTGTTGCCCAGTCTTTAAATGTTTCCCCCGTTTACTTGAGCCGCATCATCAAACAAGAATTAGGCACCTCGTTTGTCAGCTTATTAACCAAAGCACGCATAAAAAAAGCGATCGAACTATTGACTTCTACCGATCTTTCCATTCATGAAATATCTGAACGGGTAGGTTACGACACACAACATTATTTTAGTACAGCCTTTAAAAAAGTGGTAGGAGTTTCACCGAATCAATACCGCAAAGGAGCATCATTGCCGAACAGTATGCGAAAACATCATTGA
- a CDS encoding sensor histidine kinase: MKRRINYLRIDNLPIRYKLISLLLVITILPSIGLGSLIGWAVDRIMERQINENTFQLINQVNKTLEFYVSNMQNITYLVAFNPDVKRFLAGQKGIQGMNDDYSIRQFLQGLTTLYPEVAGILVVNRNGEYISNEMYSRSSKPLTEETWYQEAVKNKGIFKIIGHPMNRNVITHANYTNKEVVSVVRAILNPGTQEVEGVVLIDLKLRVIAEATKNVRLGKWGYLMVIDHRGENIYIPAKPFIKEIPRQWFHGDFGAFSKKVHGQYLQFIYQRSPFTNWTTIGVFSNQESALEIKEIRFYVTSFVFFVCLIGIGASYYLAYSMSRPISQLISFMKKVEAGDLTSRYHDDRADEIGVLGRNFNHMLDQIQRFISLAEWQERQRWEAELRSLQAQIKPHFLYNTLDTIQWMARKKGAEDIAEVVEALSKLFRIGLSKGKDIISFAEEIEHVQSYLSIQKTRYKDKLHYTFDIAPELQKLFVLKLVLQPIVENAIYHGIKQRRGPGHIWVQAEEQEGLLLIRVTDDGVGMSPEKLASLRESLSIDFTLGDTEKKMKNIKGYGMVNVQARLRLTFGDSYGLWIDSKEGQGTTVTIMHPIIRHIT, encoded by the coding sequence TTGAAACGAAGAATCAATTATTTGCGAATAGACAATTTACCGATTCGTTATAAGCTCATTTCTCTTTTATTGGTCATTACTATTTTACCTTCGATTGGATTAGGAAGTTTGATCGGCTGGGCCGTTGACCGTATTATGGAACGGCAAATTAATGAAAATACTTTTCAGCTGATTAATCAAGTAAACAAGACATTAGAGTTTTATGTCAGTAATATGCAGAATATTACGTATTTAGTCGCGTTTAATCCAGATGTAAAAAGATTCCTAGCCGGACAGAAGGGAATACAAGGAATGAATGACGATTATTCCATTCGTCAGTTTTTGCAAGGGCTTACCACATTATATCCAGAAGTGGCAGGAATCCTTGTTGTGAACCGGAACGGCGAATATATCAGTAATGAGATGTATTCCCGTTCTTCTAAGCCGCTTACAGAAGAAACATGGTACCAAGAAGCGGTAAAAAATAAAGGAATTTTTAAAATTATTGGACACCCAATGAATCGGAATGTCATCACACATGCCAACTATACGAACAAGGAAGTGGTTTCCGTCGTGCGTGCTATTTTAAATCCGGGTACACAAGAGGTAGAGGGGGTGGTGCTAATTGATTTAAAACTGAGGGTGATTGCCGAGGCGACGAAAAATGTTCGTTTAGGAAAATGGGGGTATTTGATGGTCATTGATCATCGCGGTGAAAATATTTATATTCCAGCTAAACCGTTCATAAAAGAAATTCCGCGGCAATGGTTTCATGGAGATTTTGGAGCATTTTCGAAAAAAGTCCATGGACAATACCTTCAATTTATTTATCAGCGTTCTCCTTTCACTAACTGGACCACCATCGGGGTGTTTTCCAATCAAGAGTCTGCTTTAGAAATAAAAGAGATTCGTTTTTATGTGACGAGCTTCGTCTTTTTTGTGTGTTTAATCGGCATAGGAGCGTCCTATTATTTGGCGTATTCCATGTCAAGACCAATCAGCCAGTTAATCAGTTTTATGAAAAAGGTGGAAGCAGGCGATTTAACAAGCCGTTATCATGATGATCGAGCGGATGAAATCGGGGTGTTAGGTAGGAATTTTAATCATATGCTTGACCAAATTCAACGCTTTATTTCCCTTGCGGAATGGCAGGAACGACAACGATGGGAAGCGGAATTGCGCAGTTTACAAGCGCAGATTAAACCACATTTTCTTTATAATACGTTAGATACGATTCAGTGGATGGCAAGGAAAAAAGGAGCGGAAGATATAGCAGAAGTAGTAGAAGCATTGTCTAAACTATTCCGTATTGGGTTAAGCAAGGGGAAGGATATCATCTCCTTTGCGGAAGAAATCGAACATGTTCAAAGTTACTTGAGTATTCAAAAAACAAGGTATAAAGACAAATTGCATTATACGTTCGATATTGCTCCAGAGTTACAAAAGTTATTTGTATTGAAATTGGTATTACAACCGATTGTCGAAAATGCGATTTACCACGGCATTAAACAACGGAGAGGGCCTGGGCATATTTGGGTACAAGCTGAAGAGCAGGAAGGACTCCTTCTTATTCGCGTAACGGATGACGGAGTAGGAATGTCGCCGGAAAAGCTGGCTTCTTTGAGAGAAAGCTTATCGATTGATTTTACGTTAGGAGATACCGAAAAGAAAATGAAAAACATCAAAGGGTATGGAATGGTCAACGTGCAAGCGCGGCTGCGGTTAACATTTGGCGACTCCTACGGGTTATGGATTGATAGTAAAGAAGGACAAGGCACGACAGTAACGATTATGCATCCAATTATTAGACATATTACCTAG